Proteins encoded by one window of Clostridium bornimense:
- a CDS encoding leucine-rich repeat domain-containing protein, with the protein MLELFDKTDTYIIEGVRFKSYQLYKMVLKSMKESNQSLNRLEKLYLYNAKIEDFYEVLKIPNLKALRMRKCNIDNIEFLGLMTKLTYLDLGENNISDLKPIEKLSKLERLFLDDNNIKDITPLRSLTELYDLDLSMNFLKGEIDLKMFTNIEFLNLGDNQISKLSGFDKLDYIDELDISNNFLEEILFLKDIPSITYLCLCGNPIKDYSTLENLEVYDLEV; encoded by the coding sequence ATGCTTGAACTTTTTGATAAAACTGACACATATATTATAGAAGGAGTAAGATTTAAAAGTTATCAATTATATAAGATGGTTTTAAAATCAATGAAAGAAAGTAATCAGAGTTTAAATAGATTAGAAAAGCTATATTTATATAATGCAAAAATAGAAGATTTTTATGAAGTATTGAAAATCCCAAATTTAAAAGCTTTGAGAATGAGAAAATGTAATATAGATAATATAGAATTCTTGGGATTAATGACAAAGTTAACTTATTTAGATTTGGGGGAAAATAACATTTCTGATTTAAAACCAATAGAGAAGTTATCAAAATTAGAAAGATTATTTTTAGATGATAATAATATAAAAGATATTACTCCATTGAGATCATTAACAGAATTATATGACTTAGATTTATCAATGAATTTTCTTAAAGGTGAAATCGATTTAAAAATGTTTACTAATATTGAATTTTTAAATCTTGGTGATAATCAAATATCTAAGTTATCAGGATTTGATAAGTTAGATTATATAGATGAGCTTGATATATCTAACAATTTTCTAGAAGAAATATTGTTTTTAAAAGATATACCGTCAATTACTTACTTATGTCTTTGTGGTAATCCTATTAAAGATTATTCTACTTTAGAGAATCTAGAAGTATATGATTTAGAAGTTTAA